Within bacterium, the genomic segment TGTTGCCGCCGGAGATGGGGATGACGGTCGCGCCCAGGGCTTCGGCCCCGTAATGGGCGCCCAGTCCACCGGTAAAGAGGCCATAGCCGAAGGCGTTCTGGATCACATCGTTTTCGCTCAGACCGGCGGCACAGAAGGTCCGGGCCATGACGCTGGACCAGACCTTCATGTCATCGCGGGTATAGCCCACCACAATCGGCTTGCCGGTGGTGCCGCTGGAGGCGTGCAGGCGGACGACCTCCTTCATGGGCCGGGCAAACAGTCCGTACGGATAGGTATCCCTCAGGTCTGTTTTTTGCGTGAACGGCAACTTGGCGGCATCGGCCAGGGTTTTGATGTGTTCCGGCTTGAGCCCGAGCTCATCCATCCGCCGGCGGGTCAGGGGCACGTGGTCGTAGGAGTCCTGCACCACGGTCTGGAGCCGGTGGAGCTGGATGCGCTGCAACTCGTCGGGGCAAAGGAAATCCGCATAGCTGTCGGGGTGGATGGGACTGTTGCTCATGGGGCTCCTTATCAGGCAAGTTGACGGCCAACTTCAAATGACGCCAGGTTGATGGCGCGCAGTTTTTCGGGAAACGTGTCGCAGATCGTTTTCTGCCAGGCCTCGACGGGGAGGTCCAGATGCCGGCTCAGGGTGCCAAGCATGGCGATGTTCAGGCTTTTGCGGTTGGGCAGGGTCACCTCGTCGAACGACTGGGCATTGATCAGGATCCCATTGGGACGTAATGAGGCCCGATGGCTTTCAAGTTCTTCCGGTGCCAGGATCAGGAGAAAGTCAGCTTCGGCGCTGGGAATCATCGGGCTGAGGACTTTCTGTCCGAACCGGATATCGCTGGTGACCGAACCACCCCGCTGGCTCATGCCGTGGACCTCGGCTTTTTTGACGTCATACCCGGCGCGGAACAGCACCTCTGCAAGCACCTGCGCGCTCTTGAGGATGCCCATCCCTCCGAGCCCGGCGATCCGGATGTTAGTTGTTTTTGAGTGAAGGTTCATAGGGAGTAGTGCCTTAGCGATCTTTGCTTGCTTCTGTTCAAAATCTTTTTCCTGGGGGCGGTTAGGCCGGGTTGATTTTCACGGGTTGTTCGTAGGACCGGATACGACCTGCGGCGAGGAGGCAGGGCTGGCGGCCGACGATGACCGTTAATTCATTGGTCTTCAGCGCCTTGACCAGGGTCTCCTCAAGTTCCGCGATCTGCCGCACCGGGTCCAGCACGAAAACATTCTTGATTCCCATGGCCCGTACAACCTCCTCGATCATGATTCGTGTGGTGGGGGTATGATCCAGCCGGCGGCCGGTGGCGGGATGTTCCTGCTGGCCGGTCATGGCGGTGGTCAGGTTGTCCAACACGATCAGCACATGGCCGGTGGGGGGCGGATTGAAGACCATCTCCGCGACGCCGGTCAGGCCGCTGTGCATAAAGGTACTGTCGCCGATGACGCTGACCACCCGGCGCGCCTCCGCTTCAGGCAGCACATGCCGCAGGCCCAGCCCGATGCCGATACTGGCCCCCATGCAGATCTGGGAGTCCATGGCCGACAGCGGAGGAAGGGCGGCCAGCGTGTAGCAACCGATATCACCTGAGACGATGCAATCATGCTTCTTGAGCACCTCAAAGACGTACCCGTGCGGGCAAGAGTTGCAGAGGCGGGGCGGACGTGCTTTCGGAGGCGGCGGTTCAGGCGTGGCATCCCCCTTGAGGATGCGCCGCACCCGGTCCACCGTCAGTTCGCCCATGCGGTAAAGTTCCGGGTTCCAGGGCACATCGCCGCCGGCGGCCCGGATCTGTTCAACCAGAACAGGATCGTTTTCCTCAATGACAAACCGCTGGGTCTTGTCCTTCAGGAAATCAAGAATCAACTTGAAGGGCAGGGGATAGGTCATGCCCAGCTTGAGAACGGCCGCATCCGGACAGGCTTCGCGGGCATGGACGCTGGCGACGCCGGCGGAGACAATACCGATACCGGAGGTGCCGGGTAGAAGCACATTGGGCCCCTCGGTTTCACACCAAGCCTGGATTTCCGCGAGTTTGACGCGCAGGGCCTTGTGTTTGATGCGGGCGTGGCCCGGGATCATGACCCGGCCGGGGATATCACGCACGAAATGCGGGGGGGCGGGCGTTTCAATGGAGTCCGAAGGCTGGACAATGCCGGTGGTGTGCGACACCCGCGTGGTCATGCGGAGAATCACCGGGGTTTTCCAGCGGGCCGAGAGGGTGAAGGCCAACCGGATAAAGTCGTAAGACTCCTGTGAATCGGCGGGCTCAATGACCGGAACGCCGGCGGCGATTCCATAGCGGCGCGTGTCCTGTTCGTCCTGGCTGGAGGCCAGGCCGGGGTCGTCGGCCACCACGAATACCAGGGCGCCCTGCACGCCACTGTAGGCGGCGGTGAAGAGGACGTCGGAGGCGACGTTCAGGCCGACGTGCTTCATGGTCACCATGGCGCGGGCGCCGGCGAAGGCGACGCCCAGCGCGACCTCGGCCGCCACTTTTTCATTGGGGGCCCACTCGGCCTGTCCGCCAATGGCATCATAATTTTCAAGAATTTCCGTTGAGGGGGTGCCGGGATACCCGGTTCCCCGGGCGCAGCCGGCATGGAGCGCGCCCAAGGCGACGGCCTCATTACCGCTGAGAAGATGTCGTTCAGCCATAGTTGTAACCTTTTAAAAGACCGGCGAAGCATCTCAAAACTCTCAAATCCGGTCACGCACAAAAGCGACATCGTTGCGGTTCCCCAGCGGCGAACGTGCGCGCCGCATGGATCGACGGCTGGTTCGGATCTGTTTCCGCGTCCCTGTCCATGACGATCGGAAATCCAGAAATCCAGGGACAGGTTAATAGTAAACTAATTATTTACACTTAAACTAATACAGTATAGATATATGCGTAGTTAGGGGTGGTAAGCCCTAGGAGAAGAATATGCGTACAGCCAGAATCGTTGAGGTGGGGGCGGCCTATTATCATGTGATTTCGCGGGTAGTCGGGCGTGCCTTTGTGTTCCATGATGATGCCGAGCGGGAGCGGTTCAGGAAGATCCTGCGGGCTGTAGAAGGCTATTCTGGTGTTCAGATTGTAACCTTCGCCATTCTTTCCAACCACTATCATGCCTTGTTGTATGTTCCTGAACGGCAGATTGTTGAGGATGGTGAGTTTGGGCGGCGACTGTCGTTCCTCTACGACAAGACGGTGGTGGAGAATCTCCTGACGCATATCGCTGGATTACGGCAGGGTGGGCACCATGAGGCGGCCGAGCTGGTGAAAGCGCCATATGTGCGGCGGATGTATGACCTGGCGGAATTCATGAAGGCACTCAAACAGCGGGTAAGTATATCGTATAACCGACGCCATGCCCGCGTGGG encodes:
- a CDS encoding 2-oxoacid:acceptor oxidoreductase family protein, with translation MNLHSKTTNIRIAGLGGMGILKSAQVLAEVLFRAGYDVKKAEVHGMSQRGGSVTSDIRFGQKVLSPMIPSAEADFLLILAPEELESHRASLRPNGILINAQSFDEVTLPNRKSLNIAMLGTLSRHLDLPVEAWQKTICDTFPEKLRAINLASFEVGRQLA
- a CDS encoding thiamine pyrophosphate-dependent enzyme → MAERHLLSGNEAVALGALHAGCARGTGYPGTPSTEILENYDAIGGQAEWAPNEKVAAEVALGVAFAGARAMVTMKHVGLNVASDVLFTAAYSGVQGALVFVVADDPGLASSQDEQDTRRYGIAAGVPVIEPADSQESYDFIRLAFTLSARWKTPVILRMTTRVSHTTGIVQPSDSIETPAPPHFVRDIPGRVMIPGHARIKHKALRVKLAEIQAWCETEGPNVLLPGTSGIGIVSAGVASVHAREACPDAAVLKLGMTYPLPFKLILDFLKDKTQRFVIEENDPVLVEQIRAAGGDVPWNPELYRMGELTVDRVRRILKGDATPEPPPPKARPPRLCNSCPHGYVFEVLKKHDCIVSGDIGCYTLAALPPLSAMDSQICMGASIGIGLGLRHVLPEAEARRVVSVIGDSTFMHSGLTGVAEMVFNPPPTGHVLIVLDNLTTAMTGQQEHPATGRRLDHTPTTRIMIEEVVRAMGIKNVFVLDPVRQIAELEETLVKALKTNELTVIVGRQPCLLAAGRIRSYEQPVKINPA